The sequence CATGCGCGGCCGCCCGACGTTCCGCGCCAACAATCCAGGGGAATTCGAGATGGCGCCTGTTTCGAGAAGGTCGGTACTGAAAGGCATGGGGGCGGGCTTCGGTGCGCTCGCCGCCGCCGGGCCGCTGTTCAACGCCAACAAGGCGTTCGCGGCGCGGGAGAAGGAGCTGAACATCCTGTGCTGGGAGGGCTACAATTCCGCCCAGGTGCTGGACCCGTTCCGCTCCAAGACCGGGGCGACGGTGAAGGCGGAAAGCCTGACCAACGACCCCACCATGATCAACCGGCTGCGCGCCGGCGAAATCAACACCTGGGACCTGATCAACGTCAACAATCCCTGGGCACGCAAGGTGATGCTGCCCGAAAAGCTGATCAAGCCGCTGCCCAAGGCCGAGTTCGAGCCCTATTTCGACAAGATGCTGCCGATGTTCAAGCCGCCCTATAAATGGGCGATGAGCGACAGCGGCACCGAGCTGATCGGCATGGCCCAGCGCTTCGGGCCCTATAGCTATGTGGTCAACACCGACAAGATCTCCCGCAAGACGGCGGAAGACACCGGCTGGGACCTGTTCAACGACCCCGCACTCGCCGGCAAATACGGCATTCTCGAATCCGACGACTGGAACGTCTTCAACATCTTCATCATCGCCGGCATCGACCCGTTCAAGACCCACACGCCGGACGAGTTCGCCAAGTTCGAGGAAACCGCCAAGCGCGTCTTCAAGGGCGCCAAGCTGATCGGCGACATCGCTTCGATGAACCAGGCGCTGATCTCGGGCGAGATCGACCTGCACATGACCGGCGGCACCTATTCCGTCTCGCCGGCCCGCGCCGACGGCCACCCGAACCTGCGCGGCATCACCCCGCTGAAGGGCCCGCTGCCCGGCGGCAAGGGTGGCATCGCCTGGATCGAGATCACCTCCACGGTGAATAACCCGAACCTGTCGCCGCTGGCGCTCGAATTCCTGAAATATGTGCAGGCGCCGGATGTCGCCCACACCGTCGCCTTCGCCGAAGGCACGTTCAACCCGGTGGCGCAGATGGGCAACAAGGCGTGCTTCGAGCTGTTCACCAAGGACGAGCTCGACGCCATTCAGTGGGACAGCCTGGACGAGGAAATGGCGCGCTCGGTCGAATACGACATCGTGCCGGATTACGACAAGGCGCTCGACCTGATGAACGCCGCCAAGCGCCTGCGGGGCTGAGGCCGCGCCAACCTGCGTCCTTCGCCTCATCCTGCCCTCATGGCCGGGCTTGACCCGGCCACCCAGCGGCGACGCCGTGCGACGGCGGAACATCTGGGTCCCCGGGTCAAGCCCGGGGATGAGGGACGGGTAGGAACGATCGACATCCTCGACCATCTGCGGCGATCGCCCGCCTCCGGCCCATGACGGAAGACCTGATGCTCCAGACCCTGCCGGCCGACGCCCTGAGCGCCGAACTGCCGAAACCGATCCTCCAATTGGTCGGCATCCGCAAGACCTTCGGTGCCTTCACCGCCGTCGAGAACATCGATCTCGATGTGCGCGAGGGCGAGTTCCTCACCATTGTCGGCCCCTCCGGCTCGGGCAAGACCACGCTGTTGCGCATGCTCGCCGGCATGGACACGCCGAGCGAGGGCAACATCACCCTGCACGGTAAGCTCATCAACGATGTGCCGCCGAACAAGCGGCCGACCTGCCTCGTCTTCCAGTCGCTGGCGCTGTTCCCGCACAAGAGCGTGGGCGAGAACATCGCCTTCCCGCTCAAGGTGAAGGGCGTGGATGCGGCCGCCCGCAAGGCGCGGGCGCTGGAGCTGATGCGCATCGTCCGCCTGCCGGAGAGCTATTTCGACAAGAACGTGATGAAGTGCTCGGGCGGCGAGCGCCAGCGTGTCGCCCTCGCCCGGGCCCTGGCCTATGACCCGGAAGTGCTGTTCTTCGACGAGCCGCTCTCGGCCATCGACTACAAGCTGAAGAAGACGCTGGAGAAGGAACTGAAGGACCTGCACCGGGAGACCGGCAAGACCTTCATCTACATCACCCATTCGCTGGAAGAGGCGATGGTGATGAGTGACCGCATCGGCGTGATGCGCGCCGGCCGGCTGGTGCAGGTGGGCACGCCGGAAGAAATCTATGGCGCGCCGGTCGACCGCTTCGTCTGTGAATTCGTCGGCGAGGTGAACACGCTGAAGGTGAAGCGCGCGGCGGATGGCAGCTGGCAGGGCGTCGATGTGCCGGGCACCTTCACGCTCGCGCCCCCGCGCAGCGGGGCGGTGCTGGACGAAGCCTTCGTGGTGGTGCGCCCGGAATTCATGCGCATTCTCGGCCCGGGCGAGAGCGCCGACAACCGGCTGGGCGGCGTGGTCTATAACGAATATTCGCTCGGCTCGCGCATCCAGTATCAGGTGCGCGTCGGGGCCAAGGTGATGCTGGTCGAGCTCTCCCGCGGGCGCGCTTTGCCCGCCAGCCTCGACCGCCAGGTGACGCTCGGCTGGGACGCCGCCGACGCCTTCACGCTGGAGGGCTGAGCATGGCCGACCTCGCCCTCGCCCCCGCGCCGGGGGCCGCCGCCGAAAGCGCCCGCCAGTTGCGCCATGCGCGGATGCTCTCCGTCGGCGCGCGCTGCGCGCTCCCGGTGGCGATCCTGCTCGGCATCGGCTTTCTCGCGCCGCTGGTGGCGATCTTCGGCTATGCCTTCGCCACGCCGCGCAGCTTCGATGTGTTCACCAGCTTCACCCTGGCGAATTTCGCCACGCTGTTCGACCCCTCCAACACGGTGTGGCTGTCCTTCCTGTGGTCCTGCGGGCTGGCCCTGCTCACCGTGGCGATCCTCGCCGTCATCGCCTACCCCATCGCCTATGGGCTCAACATGGTGTTCGGCCGCTGGTCGGCGCTGATCAGCGTGCTGTTCGTGTTCCCGCTCTTCGTCTCGGAGAATGTGCGGCTCTATGGCTGGGTGCTGTTCTTCATCAAGAACGGCGTGCTCGACGGCACGCTGAAATGGCTCGGCCTCTCCGGCGGGCCGGAAGTGCTGTACACGCCGGGCGTCACCCTGTTCGGCATGGTCTACACCTATCTGCCCTTCATGCTGTTTCCGATGACGCTCGGCCTCGCCCTGGTGCCGCGCGACCTCGTGGACGCGGCGCGCGACCTCGGCGCCGGGCGACTGTTCATCTGGCGCGAGATCGAACTGCCGCTGGCGATGCCGGGCATTCTCATCGGCATGCTGCTCACCTTCGTGCTCGCCATCGGCGCCACGGCGGAAGCGAAGATCCTCGGCGGCCAGTCGATCATCGTCATCTCGCACGATATCGAAATCGCCTTCACCTATTCGCAGAACTGGCCGCTCGGCTCGGCGCTCGCGGTGGTCGTCACCTTCTTCATCGGTGCGCTGACCCTGTTCGCCTTGTCGAAGCTCGATCTCGACCGCATGCTGGGGAGGCGCTGAGCCATGGGCCACAGGCGCACCAATGCCGCGATCTGGGCGTGGACCTTGTTCGTCCTCGTCGCGATCTACCTGCCCATCATTTGCGGGGCGCTGGCGAGCTTCAACAAGAGCCGGTATTTCGGCTTTCCCATCAAAACCTACTCGACCGAATGGTGGCAGAAGACGCTGGATTCGATCGAGATCGGCATGATCGTGAAGACCTCGATCGCGATCGCGCTGCTGGTGACGGTGTTCTCCGTCGTCATCGCCACTTTCGGCGCGCTCGCCTTCGCGCGCTATGAGTGGAAGGGGCGCAAGCTCTACCAGAAGCTAATCCTGCTGCCGATCTTCTTCCCCCAGCCGGTGCTGGGGCTGGCCATGCTGCTCGGCTTCAACGCGGTGGGCATCCAGACCAGTTGGATGACGGCGGTGTTCGCCCACATGATCTGGATCGTGCCCGTGGTGACGCTGGTCATCGCCATTCAGGTCTATGGCTTCGACCCGTCGCTGGAAGAAGCGGCCTATGATCTCGGCTGCTCGCGCACCCAGGTGTTCCGCGAGGTGACGCTGCCGCTGCTGTGGCCGGGCATCTGGTCCGGCATGCTGTTCGCCTTCCTGCTGTCCTGGAGCAATTTCCCGCTCTCGCTCTACACAACGGGTGCCGACTCGACGATTCCCGAATGGCTCTACGCCAAGATGGTGGCCGGCTACACGCCGATGGTGCCGGCGCTCGGCACCATGGCGACGCTGGGCGCGGCCTGCCTGCTGCTGGCCGGGGGGCTGATCGGCATCCTGCTGCGGCGGCGGGCGGCGGCATGAACGGCGCCGCACCGAAGGACAGCGACGCCCCTCTCGCACGGGCGGAGCGCCGGCCGCCGCGCCTCGACAAGGCGGCGCGGCAGGCGCGCATCCTTGCCGAAATGCGCGCCTCGGCCTCGGCGCGCGTCGGCGACCTCGCCACCGAGCTCAACGTCTCGACGGAAACGATCCGCCGCGACCTGTTCGAGCTCGGCGAGAAAGGGCTGATCAACCGCACCTATGGCGGCGCGGTGCGGCCCCTGGCGTCCGAACCTTCCGTCACCGAGCGGCACGGGCTGATGGTGGCGCAGCGCGAGGCCATCGCCGCCGCCACGGTGAAGCTGATCGCCCCGAAGGAGGTGATCGCCATCGGCGCCGGCGCCACCACGACCCATGTCGCCCGCCGCATGGCCGCCGCCTGCCGCGACCTCACCGTCATCACCCATTCCTTCTCGGTGGCGACGGTGGTCTCCGCCAACCCGACCATCGAGGTCATCATGTGCCCCGGCCGCTACAATGCGCGCGAGGGCATGATGGTGGGGGTCGAGACCGGCGAGTTCCTGCAGAACTACAATGTGAACCGCGCCATTCTCGGCATATCCGGCATCACCACCGACGGCCTCGCCGATGCCGAGCCGGATGCCGCCTATGTCTACCGCGCCATGATGAACCGGGCGGCGCAGACCATCATCGTTTCCGACCACCAGAAATTCGACGTGCCCTCGCTCGCCATCTGGGCCCGCATTCCCGACATCCAGCATCTCGTCACCGACCGCGCGCCCGAAGGCGCGGTGGCGCGGGCGCTGGGGCGGGCGCGGGTCGAGATCACTGTTGCCGAGACGTAAAGCCATGACCCAGCCGATCTATGACGCCGCCTTCCTCAGCCGCATCGAGAACGCCCTGCGCGCCGCCCTGCCGCGCTGGGGCCTCTCCGACGCGAGCGAGGTGCGGCTGCTCACCATTTCCGAGAACGCCACCTTCCGCGCCGAGGACCCGGCGACCGGGCGCGCGCTGGTGTTCCGCGTCCACCGGCCGGGTTATCACAGCCGCGCGGAGATCGAATCCGAACTCGCCTGGCTCACCGCTTTGGGGCGCGCGGGCGTGGTGGCGACGCTGACGCCGGTGCCGCAGGTCGACGGCGGGCTGATCGCCGATCTCGATGAGGACGGCACGTGCCGCCATGCCGTGGCGTTCGAGCTGCTGCCGGGGCGCGAGCCGGCGGAGGGCGACGACCTCGCCCGCTGGTACCGCGAGCTCGGCGCCATCAATGCCCGGCTGCACCTTCACGCCCGCGCCTGGCAGCGCCCCGAAGGCTTCACCCGCAAGCGCTGGGACTATGACGCCATGCTGGGCAAGGTGAAGCTGTGGGGCGACTGGCGCGCCGCGCCGGGCCTGACGGCCGAGGGCCGCGCCGTGCTGGAACGCACCGACGCGGTGCTGCGCGACCTGCTGGACGATTACGGCACGGGCGACGCGCGTTTCGGCCTCGTCCATGCCGATATGCGGCTCGCCAATCTGCTGGTGGAGGGCGACACGCTCTCGGTGATCGACTTCGATGATTGCGGCTTCAGCTGGTATCTCTACGACTTCGCCTCTGCCGTGAGCTTCAGCGAGCACGAGCCCTATATTCCGACGCTGCAGGCGGCGTGGATCGAGGGCTATCGCACCGTCGCGCCGCTGGCCGAGGAGGAATGCGCGCTGCTGCCGGTGTTCATCATGCTGCGCCGGCTGCTGCTCACCGCCTGGATCGCCTCGCATGCGGAAACCCCGACCGCGCAGGCGCTGGGCGACGGCTATACCCATGGCACGGTGGACCTCGCCCGCGGCTTTCTCGCCACTTATGACGCGCGGCAGCCACGCGCCGTGGCCGGGAGGGCCGCATCATGACGCGGGCGAACGCGCAGCCGGAACGGCAGATTCTCGACCTCAACGCCTTCTCCGGCGCCACCGGCGCCATGGCGCCCGATGTCGCCGCGCTGGTGGAGCGGCGCCGCCGTGCCTTCGGTTCCGGCTCGGTGCTGTTCTATGACGAGCCGCTGCGCATTCTGCGGGCGGAAGGCGCCACTATTCATGCGTCCGACGGGCGGGCC comes from Ancylobacter polymorphus and encodes:
- a CDS encoding ABC transporter substrate-binding protein, which translates into the protein MAPVSRRSVLKGMGAGFGALAAAGPLFNANKAFAAREKELNILCWEGYNSAQVLDPFRSKTGATVKAESLTNDPTMINRLRAGEINTWDLINVNNPWARKVMLPEKLIKPLPKAEFEPYFDKMLPMFKPPYKWAMSDSGTELIGMAQRFGPYSYVVNTDKISRKTAEDTGWDLFNDPALAGKYGILESDDWNVFNIFIIAGIDPFKTHTPDEFAKFEETAKRVFKGAKLIGDIASMNQALISGEIDLHMTGGTYSVSPARADGHPNLRGITPLKGPLPGGKGGIAWIEITSTVNNPNLSPLALEFLKYVQAPDVAHTVAFAEGTFNPVAQMGNKACFELFTKDELDAIQWDSLDEEMARSVEYDIVPDYDKALDLMNAAKRLRG
- a CDS encoding ABC transporter ATP-binding protein, with the translated sequence MLQTLPADALSAELPKPILQLVGIRKTFGAFTAVENIDLDVREGEFLTIVGPSGSGKTTLLRMLAGMDTPSEGNITLHGKLINDVPPNKRPTCLVFQSLALFPHKSVGENIAFPLKVKGVDAAARKARALELMRIVRLPESYFDKNVMKCSGGERQRVALARALAYDPEVLFFDEPLSAIDYKLKKTLEKELKDLHRETGKTFIYITHSLEEAMVMSDRIGVMRAGRLVQVGTPEEIYGAPVDRFVCEFVGEVNTLKVKRAADGSWQGVDVPGTFTLAPPRSGAVLDEAFVVVRPEFMRILGPGESADNRLGGVVYNEYSLGSRIQYQVRVGAKVMLVELSRGRALPASLDRQVTLGWDAADAFTLEG
- a CDS encoding ABC transporter permease, which codes for MADLALAPAPGAAAESARQLRHARMLSVGARCALPVAILLGIGFLAPLVAIFGYAFATPRSFDVFTSFTLANFATLFDPSNTVWLSFLWSCGLALLTVAILAVIAYPIAYGLNMVFGRWSALISVLFVFPLFVSENVRLYGWVLFFIKNGVLDGTLKWLGLSGGPEVLYTPGVTLFGMVYTYLPFMLFPMTLGLALVPRDLVDAARDLGAGRLFIWREIELPLAMPGILIGMLLTFVLAIGATAEAKILGGQSIIVISHDIEIAFTYSQNWPLGSALAVVVTFFIGALTLFALSKLDLDRMLGRR
- a CDS encoding ABC transporter permease, producing the protein MGHRRTNAAIWAWTLFVLVAIYLPIICGALASFNKSRYFGFPIKTYSTEWWQKTLDSIEIGMIVKTSIAIALLVTVFSVVIATFGALAFARYEWKGRKLYQKLILLPIFFPQPVLGLAMLLGFNAVGIQTSWMTAVFAHMIWIVPVVTLVIAIQVYGFDPSLEEAAYDLGCSRTQVFREVTLPLLWPGIWSGMLFAFLLSWSNFPLSLYTTGADSTIPEWLYAKMVAGYTPMVPALGTMATLGAACLLLAGGLIGILLRRRAAA
- a CDS encoding DeoR/GlpR family DNA-binding transcription regulator gives rise to the protein MNGAAPKDSDAPLARAERRPPRLDKAARQARILAEMRASASARVGDLATELNVSTETIRRDLFELGEKGLINRTYGGAVRPLASEPSVTERHGLMVAQREAIAAATVKLIAPKEVIAIGAGATTTHVARRMAAACRDLTVITHSFSVATVVSANPTIEVIMCPGRYNAREGMMVGVETGEFLQNYNVNRAILGISGITTDGLADAEPDAAYVYRAMMNRAAQTIIVSDHQKFDVPSLAIWARIPDIQHLVTDRAPEGAVARALGRARVEITVAET
- a CDS encoding phosphotransferase enzyme family protein, encoding MTQPIYDAAFLSRIENALRAALPRWGLSDASEVRLLTISENATFRAEDPATGRALVFRVHRPGYHSRAEIESELAWLTALGRAGVVATLTPVPQVDGGLIADLDEDGTCRHAVAFELLPGREPAEGDDLARWYRELGAINARLHLHARAWQRPEGFTRKRWDYDAMLGKVKLWGDWRAAPGLTAEGRAVLERTDAVLRDLLDDYGTGDARFGLVHADMRLANLLVEGDTLSVIDFDDCGFSWYLYDFASAVSFSEHEPYIPTLQAAWIEGYRTVAPLAEEECALLPVFIMLRRLLLTAWIASHAETPTAQALGDGYTHGTVDLARGFLATYDARQPRAVAGRAAS